DNA from Pochonia chlamydosporia 170 chromosome Unknown PCv3seq00009, whole genome shotgun sequence:
ATGCAACGGGTATCCTCTCTGGTAAGAAGCCTACCGCCTCCGCTACAGGAGCACTTCCCGCTGCCAGCAACGCTCTTGGCAATGCTGAAGGCGGCAGTGATGGTTCAACAGGTGGTCTCCTTGGTGGTCTTCTCGGGCCCAAAGGCGGAAAGGGAAACAAACCTGCCATGTGATTTGACACACAGCACACTGCCTCCACGAAGAATGCCAACAAGATGAAGGGGCGTCGAGACAACTGCACCGAGAATTAACATTGGTGTATGAATCCAGAGCGGGTCTCTGCTTGATACTGAGATGGAAGAAGTAGCTGTATCCCATGTTAGCTTTTAGTCTTTGAGGAGTAAAACAGAATACAAAGTACTTGATACATTCACTGCATACAACCGTTGTGCCAATGTTGTGTTCTTGGTGATCCTCCAACAGCTGTATTCACTTTCCGTTAGGCTGATAGATGATCAGTACATGTAAAATGAATTGGCTGACACGAGCAAGACCTCCGCGGATCAGTTTCCCCATGTCGCAAATCCAATCAAGTAGCCCCAGCTGCAATTTACAAGATAAACAGTAGACAGGATGCAGCAAGTGCAACGCATATTTCATATTTCGTCCAAACTCCCAAGTATATTCAACAATAAGAAAAGTAACAAAAGAATGCGACCTCCGCTTGGCCAGGGGTATCTACGTCACCAAGAACAATGCAATGTATGCTCCCGTAAAAGATAAAAATGACAGTCTTCAACAAAACGCCACAACATGAAACGTGCCCTTCCTTCCCGTGTCTTCGTCATCCAAATGCTGCAAGTTATCCACCCCTTTGCCCGCTTGGGTTAGTTCATATAGTCCAACCTCCCAGATGCCTTACTCAATAGAATAGTCAAAATGTGTTAGCCACTACTTGTTACTGTGTCACCTCTATGCAAGAAATGGAAATCCTACTCCTGCAGCACTTCCGTGAGAGCATCGCGGTCGATTGTCTCAGCCGTCACTTGCGCAGGGGCCCCTTTGCGCTTTTGTAAGGACCAGTACTGATGAAATCCGGGTATGGCGCCCGGTTGATTGATGCCAGGAGATCGGTGCAACTCCTTGTCCTTATCCCAGTCTTtatctttgtctttgtctttgcccaCGACTTTGTCCGCCGGCTTTGGAACAGGGGAAGAGTTAGGGTTTGGACTGCTGCCTCCCCAAGGACGCCACCCTACCAATTTGCCCAGCGTGCCTGGAGATAGGACCGGGCTGGAAGCTAGTCGAGCCGTAGTCGGGTTCGATGGGGATCTCGGCGTCTGGAAGCCAGCAAAGTTGTCTCGCAAGGCTGCATCGCTGCGTTTCGCCGAGGATCTAGAAAGAGTTGGGCGAGCGACAACACCCGTCACGACGGCTTCAACACGGCCCAGTGGCCGCAGGGTCATCTGACTGGGTCTGGATTTCAAGGTATGAATATCAAGACCACCCGTCAGCGACATGATAGACTCGTGCGATGACACACGCCTCAGTTGAGGACGCGGCGTAATCTCTTCCTGGCAGTATCCTGGATCATTAAGGACAGATGAGTCCTCCGTAGGCGTTGCTGTCTCTAGAGTTAGAGCAGGGGTATACGGCTGTGTAATGAGGCGAGGCAGAGTCtgctcctcttcatcttcttcttcaatggtTTCTTCGGTATAGTGAGGATGACTTGTCGGTCCGCTCGGAGGAGTGTCTGGCACAGAgtccatcaacattgaaataGACTGAAAGCTGACAGAAGACGAGACAGACGGCCGCTTCGAATGAGCAGCTCGCCAAGCAGGTGACATTGGGTCGAAGCTCGTTGTAGGAGAACTAAGAGGGTCCGAGTCGGTGAATGCAGAGTCAAACACTCGATTCCGTTGTACTTGTGGCGAGCTTGGTACCGACGACGAAAAGTCTGAAGCTGGCTGGGAGCTGCCATCCCATATCTGAGTAGGATTCGATAAGGTAGGCGTCGTATCGCCTTCAGACACGCGACAGAGCAGAGCAGGAGCTGTTGGGGATGATGTGAGACCTCCCCACTGACCAGAGTTTCGCGGCGAGGATGGAGCTGATGCAGCTGGTGGCGTGAAGATACCGGGAAGCAGTCCCTgtcgtttctttttctgtTTTCGTGGTTCGTGTTTCTGTGATATGTGGTAGTGGTGGTGGACGTGCAACTCTGGAGAAAGTGTTGGCCCATCCAACATGGGTTCCAGTTCTGCTCTCAGTGTTGATGCACGGCTTGAGCTGTCGAGGGGCATCGGTTGATGGTGCAAGAGCTGCTCCCGCAATGACTGTATCTCGTCATTTGAGTTCATGAGCATTTCCCGCAATTCGGCCATTCCAAGCTGCAAGTTAGCATTGTCTTGTAGAAGATCTCTGACGAAATGGCCGACAATCTTGCTTCCATTTTTCTGTTCCTGGAGAGATTTGGTAGCAGCGGCTCCCTTAAGCCGCCCAGCAGCCGtgtcaagctgcttctcgaTCTCGCGCTGTCGCTCCATTCTCCCAATAACTTCGACATGGCGGTCGCGTTCCTGgcgggcttcttcttccatgcGATCTAGCTGATCTTGCATGTCCAAGATGCCGCGCTGAGCTTCCTTGAAGCGCTGAGCATGAGATCTGGCATCCTCTTTGGAGGTCCGAAGCTCTTTAATTAGCTTTTCTGTTTCATCCTCAAGTATTGCAAGGTGACGttcagcatcagcagctcGGTTGGCAGAAGCTTCGAGAAGACGGACAGCTTGTTGCGAGGAGAGCAAACTTGACTCGAGACCTTTGATCTTCACATCGGAATCGGTCAGGGTGTTGTTGAGAGCCTCTAATTGTTCAAGAAGGGAACGGTTTTCTTCAATTTTGCTAGCATTTTCGGCCTCGAGCTCCTGcttgtccatttccaaccttTCTATGCGGGCATTGAGTCCGACTCGCTCTCGCTCGGCATCCGCCATGTAGGCTTCATGTCGAGCTAATAAAGCCTGAAGTGCGAATGTTAGTGACGAGCTCATGGGTTAGTTGAAACACACAAAGGTCATGCTGAGAGTGTTGCGCAGCGAATGACTGGGCTAGTGCGGTAGACAAGAAAAGACATGGCAGAACGGTGAAACCATTGTTTGAAAAGAGGGTGTTGCAAGTGCTCAGACGTGTTGTTTTGGCTAGGAAAGGTCAAAGGGGAGAAAATGATGGTGGAACGTAGGGATTGGAATGCtaccaagttggccaagattggAACAGCCGCCACGGTTGGTCCTGCCAATACGCGGAGTTCGCGTTCATTGGCACACGACTTGTTTCTATAGGGgcgaaagaagagagcaagAGCAGAATTCGAGGCAAAATACGGGTGAAGAAGAGTCAAGTGGTCTGCATGGGCGGGTAAGCAGCAAACCTGACTACAGACGTACCTGGCCAGCCTGCGCAGCGGCGTGAACGTCCTTTTCCACAGAGACGAGGATTGAACAGTTATGGCGCAATAGTACACAGTCATCACTaccgcaacagcaatgaAGCGGAGGAGATGCACCACGACGTCGGTCGGGAGGGCGAGCAACCAAGTCGGGAGTCGCGGTTCGAGATCGGGATCGAGAAGCCATGGTCGCCCGCATCAGCGACGCCAAGGTTGGACGTCGTCAGAGGAGGAAGCCGGCAGAGAGAACGACGCAGTCGCGAGCAGCATGGTCCAGGGTCCGGGAAAGGGTATCAGACCCTGTGACTGAAATAAAAGCTTGTTCCCAGGAGCCGACTAGAGCGCCGAAAGTTGGAAAGTTTAACGCGGGCGAGAcgaagctgtctggtcagTCAAGTGAATATATGGGTCGTGGTTCACCGGTTCGTGTACGTGTCGAAGCCAGGATTATCGGGCGAGGAATGAAGTGCAATAAAACAAGGAAATAAATCCAACGGAGGAGAGGAATAAAGGCGACAAAAGTATAAAGTAAGGAAATATTAGGCGACACGCGCCTGGCGTCAAAGGATACGCAACCGTATTAGGAGGTGGTTGACTCCAGCCAGATGCTAGTCTCGACTAGAAGTGGAGAGGCGTTCAAAAGgtcaaggttcaatgttgtgtggtgagcttcaatgttcagaGTGGGGTGTGATAAATGAGGCTGCATTTCAGTCGACGACGAGGTCCCAAAAAAACGCGGTCGGGTTCCAGTCTGAGGACTGACCAAGGAGCTGAAAtgaataaaaaaaaaaaaaggccaAGTGGTGCAAGCGAAGAataaaagcaaagaaaaacTAAAGGATTGCCTttgagttcaatgttgatcaAAGCCagactacggagtagtcgAAACAAGAATCACGCTGCGAACAGCAATGGACGTTAATGTTGGCTGGACCAACGAGACTTGATGTCGAGTCGTATCAAGTCACGTCAATCCAATTCTGCAGCGCTCTCCGCGCCACCGGCTTTTTTCCAACTCAGAACTTGCCCGACCGACTCAGGAGCCCGTGAGTCGTCACTGGTATTGCCGTGTCTCAAAGGTTCGCGGCGAGATTGTGGGACAATGATGCAGATGTTGCCGGTCGGGTGCCTGTGCAgatggatgaatgaatgtctggtgcaaatcGTGCAGCACAAATTTAGTGACAATTCAATATTGTGCTGCAAATGCCTGGCACTTTAAGTTTGACGAGAGatttgcttcttcagcctGGCGTCATGCAAGCTGCTATCGGCCTGCGCGCCGCCGAAGCAGCAGTCGAGGAGTGTTGACGTGCGAATGAGTGATCAAAATGCAAAATGGAAGCACAGTTCAAATGGTGAAGGGGACAAGAATTGCGTGCGACGAGCTAGATTTTCGCTCCAGATGTCAGTTGAAATTGCCAAGAACTGGTGAGCCAGCCACAGTAAACACGCCGTTCCAAGAATATCCTGCTGTGCTCCGTGctatctggtctggtaccagactctACAGCAATCTGCTGTGTTCATGCGCGTTGAACGTGGCGGTTATGATCCTGGTCCCATCAACGCCAAATTCGTGAATCCGTGACATGGAACAAAGTGCGAATCCACGAGACAACAGCCTGTTCATCGTCGGGCGTGTTTAAAATGACGATTTGTTTACTGTGTTGCCGTGTTTGGTTGTTGTGCATGCAAGCCCAATGCGTGCGTCATATCACTCTTGATGCTGCCCAGTTTGATCTAGTCTCAACTCGTCGCCTCGGAtgggccaccagacatgcacGAGGGGCAGAAGTTGTAGGATACAAGAGGTCCCACCACACCTGCAAGATGGTCCTTCCGTTGTACGGTTTGACGCCACTATCCCGTTTGATATCACAAACGGCAGACTTTCTAGACTTCTGGAATCATCTATGAAAGCTGCTACTAATCTAGAAGGGTTATAAATAACCTCTCTAGATCCCTTTGTAACTTAGTTTATTATTATCATCATCAATACAAGCTTCTCACCTTGCATCACTATTTCCTACCTGTGAACTTCAACTGAAGTGTGGTGTGGCAGCCATCGTCGACGAACTATCCAAGCCCAATCAGTTATCCATACAGTCAGTCTCCTAAAACGGCCATAGAGCTCGTCAGACAGAGAAACAGAGTTACCCATTTGATGTGCCCATCACACCAATTCAGCCCTTGCTGCCCTTGCCAGCCAAAACTGAACCAGGGATAGATGCAGTCTGGACATCGTCGCATCCTCCACTCGACTCATGGCACGGCCGCCAACCACTCACTCACCACTAACCATGACGTGCAGTCCAGTACTGGAATAGCAGTGATGATATTTCACAACACCGGATATTTAGTCAGGTTGTTGCTTGTAGTAGACGACTCTGGGACGAAACTGGAGATAAGGATGCTTCTTGAGCAGAGCTGAATTTGGATGAATCTGAGAAACACGAAATGGCCGGCATATTTCACAGGTCTTTGGCTGCAAAAAGGAGGTTACAATTTGGGGCTCCATCCTCGAAACGCGGCACATTAGCACTACTAACTATCATGGAGTTCAAATATTGAAAATCACAATAATAATTAGACCAAGGCTTAGGTTCTAGATTAATTATACTCCCAGCAAAAATGCGAGGCTAGTATTGacaaggaaaaaaaaaaaaagagacaaaagagtACAGGGtatctacggagtattgtCCGGCGTGATGCACACCAGGCCTCTTGACGCGACAGTAACGCCGTCTGGTGTCCCGTGGATGCTCAAAGTAAGAATTCGAGGTGGCGGAAGCTTCATTGCTCTACGCCTTATACTCATACTTCTCTCCACACATTGACACCAGGACCTGGAATACGCCTTAGTGTCTATGCGAAGAAATCACCATCTACCAACGTCATGCGTTTGATCAATCACCTCCACGGGAAAGGCGTTGAATCTGGGCAGCTCGTCCGAGAGCTCGGGtcgagaccagaccatcctCAAGCTGGAGACACCCCGCACCAGCACCTCCAGACATGAAGCTCCTTGGCTCCTTCCCCAACTTGGAACCCATGCCCCACCCTGCCTCGAGCTTAGTGACATCAGCCAGTGAGCGTCACGCCATTGTCATCACATCATGACCAGGCAGGAAAGGACCAGTGGGAGCAAGCTCCCATGACCTGACCTGATCTGACCCAGCCAAGCACGCAAATGGAAAATGGTGTTCGTCATATCTGCCCGTGGAACTCGTCCTGgctggtccatgtcaaggGCGAAGCTTAACTTGCTCCAATGGCATCGAATTATCCCAGGAGCCTCTCCACAGCCAGCATGTGTTCAGCAAgatgtttggtttggtgctCACTCATGCTTTGGCTGACGGAGCTCAATTGTCCTTGAATGTGACATTGGTGACATACTCAATCCTCCCCAAATATATGCCAACCATCTGGCGGCACCTGATTCGGCTCTTCACTTCTACACGATCCCAATCGCGTACCTGACCTGAATTGAACACAATCCAGCATTTCCAAATAGCTACGCGCTTCGTTTGTCAAATCCGTCCCTTTccctcctcatcaccctcGTCGCCATTCGTATCGTGTTTTCTCTTTTCAAAAGCCCAACTCCATTTTCCTAGCTAGGACGTCATCGTATATGTTACGCATCGCACCCCGCCTCACCACTCTGTTTCGTCCAACTCGTGCTCTTCTCTCTGCTCAAGCATTGCAtttctcaaccaccactcGAGCTATGGCCCAGGAATTTAAGCTCAAGGACTTGACGTCCCTTTCCTTGTCGCCCGGCTCCAAACAAGAAGTCGAGGTCGAAGGGATTGACGGCGGCAAAGTCCTTCTGGTCAATATCGGCGGCAAGATTCAAGCTCTCGGAGCAAAATGCACACACTATGGAGCACCTTTGGCCAAGGGTGTCATTTCTTCAGACGGCCGAGTCAAGTGTCCCTGGCACGGTGGTATGTGATGCTCTCCCCAATTGAATTTGCCCTCGTTTGCAGTGTCACGTATTGACCACTACCTGTACTATTTGTAGCCTGcttcagcaccagcaccggcGATGTCGAGGAAGCCCCCGGTCTCGATGCACTCCCAGTCTTCAAGGTCGCCGAACGTGATGGAGCCGTGTACGTCACAGGCGACGAATCTGCAATCAAGAGTTCTCGAAGAAAGCCCAATATTAGCTGCAGTGGAGCTTCTACAGGAGACGAGAAAGTGGTCATTGTCGGAGGCGGTTCTGCTACGTTAGGAGCTGTTGAGGGTTTGCGTGAAAAGGGATTCACTGGTGCCATCACTGTCATCTCGAATGAGGGCTACTTTCCCATTGATAGACCTAAGCTGAGCAAAGCGCTCATGACGGACCTATCCAAGCTGCAATGGAGAGACAAGGGCTGGTTTGAGAACAGCAACGTCGAGTGGGTGGAGGGTGAAGCTACGGCAGTTGACTTTGGGAACCGCAAGGTGACGACTAAGAACGGACAGAATATCTCTTACACGAAATTAATCCTTGCTACCGGAGGAACAGCCCGCACCCTACCAGTCAATGGCTTCCGCGTTTTGGGAAACATCTTTACACTGCGAAATGTACACGATGTGAAGAAGATTGTGGAGGCAATTggtgacaagggcaagaagatcgtTATTGTTGGAGCCTCCTTCATCGGCATGGAAgtcgccaatgccacctgCAAGGACAATACTGTCACGGTGGCAGATATGACCAAAGTTCCGTTGGAGCGTGTTTTGGGCGAAAAAGTTGGCGCCGGCATTCAAAAGGCCGTTGAGGCCAAGGGAGTCAAGTTTCACTTGGGAGGCGGCATCGAGCGAGCGGAACCATCAACGTCAGACCCGTCTAACGTTGGCGCCGTGATCCTCTCAGATGGCACGAAGCTGGAGGCTGATCTGGTCattcttggtgttggtgttaTGCCCGCGACAGAATATCTCAGAGACAACGCTGTGCTGCGTCTCGAAAAAGACGGATCGATCCAGACGGATGAGAACTTCCAAGTCTCCGGGCTCAAGGATGTCTATGCGGTTGGCGATATTGCCACGCACCCGTATTCAGGACCCGGAGGCGAAGGTAAGCTAGTTCGCATTGAACACTGGAACGTTGCCCAAAACTCCGGCCGACACGTGGCAAACCATATTGTGAATCCATCTCAAAAGCAACCCCACAACATTCCCATTTTCTGGTCGGCACTCGGTGCGCAGATGCGATACTGTGGAAATACGGCGAATGGATGGGACGATGTGATTATCCAAGGCGATCCTGCTGAAGCCAAGTTCGTTGCGTACTACACCAAGGGCGAGACGGTTGTAGCCATGGCCAGTATGGGCAAGGACCCGCTCATGTCACAGTCTTCCGAGCTGATGAGACTGAATAAGATGCCGTCCAAGACGCATATCCAGGATGGTGTGGATGTCATGTCTGTGGCAACCTAGTGGGAGAGGGGATGGAAAAGGCTTTACGACTGATTGAATCTACGTACTTAGCACATTGGAGCTCTGAATTGTGCCCAGCGAGCTTGCCAGTGATAATTTTGTGTCCATCCTGTAACATGCAGCTGGGGCTATTGATGTGCCAAAACCCTGACATACCCCCCACAATGTTGTGAATAACTTCACATTCCATTTTATTTTCACGTAGGGAAACCGTGAATCCGTAAAAACTTCAACGCACCTTCACCAAAGTCGTATTTGGAAATAATCGTGCGTCATCTTCAGCCGTTGACAAGGGTAGCCAGTAATGGCGTACGGCAGTGCCTACGGATTGGACGAATTCGAGTGGCGCCTCGGGTTGTAAACGGAAACGAGATATACGTGCTCATTTACAGCAGGCGATGAGGCGTAGGgaattgacattggcgaTGGACGAGATGCATATAACATGGCATCTTGCCACTCCTCAATACATGAATCAACAATTTGTGAGACGTCGTTGACTGTACAAAAAGGTTGATAACAACATGGCACCAATTGGCTCGCTTCATACCCTCTCTGGGATCCCAAACATTATCCATCCTAAATCACGCCTTGTAAGCATCAAGTCCCAACTACCTCACCAACACTCTCTGACAGCAACAGGCCATCTCCACAGCAGCAGTAACGAACCAGGAACTCACCGTCCCACCAGGATTCGAGTTCGGGAAAACGAACCGCACGCCCGAATTTCTGTCCAAGTTCCCGCAAGGAAAAATCCCGTCCTTCGAAAGCTCCGACGGCGTTCTGGTCACTGAAGGAAACGCCATCGCCTATTACATTGCTGATATTGCGGCTGCTCCTGTTCGAGAACAGCTTCTTGGTGGGAATGCTGTTGAGCGGGCCAAAGTCCAGCAGTGGGTGCATTGGGCTACGCTGCACCTGTCGGTGCCGTCCGAGACACTACTCAGATGGAGATTTGGATTCGGTGTCTACGATGAGAAAgctgaggctgagaaggGGCCGGAGTTTAAAAAGGCCCTGGATTACTTGGAGGATCAGTTGAAGGGTCGGATGTGGCTGTTGGATGATGTGAGAGAGGGTAAGGAAGGGTTTAGTATGGCAGATTTGGCAGTTTCAGGTGCCCTGGTGGCTCCATTCGTGGTTTACATCGATGAAGACATGAGGAAGGGGTATCCGAATGTTGTGGATTGGTTTAAGAGGATGCAAGGAGTGGAAGAGTTGAAGACGCTGATGAAGCTGgactttgttgagaagagaaaggagagaCCTGATGCTTGAAGTCATCACAGCTGGCTATGCTCAGCTATGTTTTGAGTTACAGGAATGGGATGGCTGAGATGAGATATCACAGTTAACGAAGCAAATGAAGCTAAAAATTGCGGTCAGGAATACACGTTTTGTTATTTTCACGCTTTACTAACTAAGTATATACTCTGTTCAgatgtacatgtatgtagGTTGCTTagcagcggcggcaagcAGTGTCAGGGCAATAGCCATGATTGCAAGTGTAGCTGCACAGGCCCTTGTATCCGTCACCCTCGCCAGGAAGAGGACATCCGTTGGTGCCAGTCTCGGGAGGAGGTGCAATCTGGCTGCCGTACGAGGTGCACTTGCAAGGTCCTGGCGGGCAATATCCGTAGTGGCATGCGAAGCTGCAGAGGCCAGAGTAGTTGCCGCTTTCTCCGTCCGCGTTGGTTCCGCCGGTGCAAACCTCTGAGCAAGTTGGTTAGTCAAGTGTTTTACTTTAAAGAGGCAGAATTGGAAGAAACTTACGGCCACCAGTGGGGGGACTTGTGACAGGAGGCTTGGTAGAGGTGGTGGTACTGGTGGGAGGCTGTCCGCCAGGCGAAGTGGTTGTCGTGGTGGTTGTACCGCCTCCGGGAGGATTAGTTACAGGAGGATTTGTTCCCAGAGAAGGTTTCGCTTCGCAAGTAGTGACGTGAAGACCGATTGTCAACGATGCCAGGCCATGTGGTAGGAGAGGATCGTTGAATCCTGCCGGGAGAGTACCGACATAGGCATTAAAGTTGTAAATGCCGCATGGACAAACGTTGGAAATGTCCATCAATGAGGtaccagacaagacattgcTTCCGCCGCGGGTAAGAGAAAACTTCTGCTGACCGACGCCAGCCGGGACAGTGAAGATGTGAGCACCGGCAGGGGCATTCTCGGTTTTAGACTGACCACCGGACTGGACAGTAATGGTTCCTGGCTGGGTCAGGAAGGATACGACGTAGACCACGTCGTCCATGGTCTGCCAACCATCGGGTCTGCCCATGAAGTAGTTTCCGCTGCCATTGTTTGCGGGTCGTCCGGCGGTGGTGTCGGTTGAGTCACAGTCGAGAGTGCGAAGAGTCCGGCGGTACCAGTAGATGATCTTGTCCTCCCTGATGtagttgttgatggacgtGGCACCGGCCTTGTAGGCGGCAATGAAAGGCTTGGAAAGATCCAACCAGCCATCGTGAGGCCTGGGAGGTAACTCGATTAATATACAAGATGGCCTTATTCGGTTCCAGAGGAAGGTTAGAGGGAAGCTTACATGTCATTAACCCACTTTGAGTTGCCGTCATCATAGTGAGGGGAATTGAGAGGACCGACATAGTGAGACTCGCCGTAGTCATTCCAAGTGACAATCTCAAGC
Protein-coding regions in this window:
- a CDS encoding alpha-1,3-glucanase/mutanase (similar to Neosartorya fischeri NRRL 181 XP_001260032.1), encoding MFSISSALHHLGVGWLAAAALSSLTQASPMPEISPLEVRAASGDRLVFCHFMIGIVGDRTSASDYDDDMRRAKDAGIDAFALNIGVDGYTDQQLGYAYESAANNGMKVFISFDFNWWSPGDAGGVGRKIAQYASRPAQLFVDGRVFASSFAGDGLDVDGMRSAAGSNVYFVPNFHPGQSSPDKIDGALNWMGWDNNGNNKAPSNGHTVTVADGDNSYQSWLGNKKYMAPVSPWFFTHFGPEVSYSKNWVFPGGSLIFDRWNQVLQKGFPMLEIVTWNDYGESHYVGPLNSPHYDDGNSKWVNDMPHDGWLDLSKPFIAAYKAGATSINNYIREDKIIYWYRRTLRTLDCDSTDTTAGRPANNGSGNYFMGRPDGWQTMDDVVYVVSFLTQPGTITVQSGGQSKTENAPAGAHIFTVPAGVGQQKFSLTRGGSNVLSGTSLMDISNVCPCGIYNFNAYVGTLPAGFNDPLLPHGLASLTIGLHVTTCEAKPSLGTNPPVTNPPGGGTTTTTTTSPGGQPPTSTTTSTKPPVTSPPTGGQVCTGGTNADGESGNYSGLCSFACHYGYCPPGPCKCTSYGSQIAPPPETGTNGCPLPGEGDGYKGLCSYTCNHGYCPDTACRRC
- a CDS encoding AIF-like mitochondrial oxidoreductase (Nfrl) (similar to Neosartorya fischeri NRRL 181 XP_001262844.1) — protein: MAQEFKLKDLTSLSLSPGSKQEVEVEGIDGGKVLLVNIGGKIQALGAKCTHYGAPLAKGVISSDGRVKCPWHGACFSTSTGDVEEAPGLDALPVFKVAERDGAVYVTGDESAIKSSRRKPNISCSGASTGDEKVVIVGGGSATLGAVEGLREKGFTGAITVISNEGYFPIDRPKLSKALMTDLSKLQWRDKGWFENSNVEWVEGEATAVDFGNRKVTTKNGQNISYTKLILATGGTARTLPVNGFRVLGNIFTLRNVHDVKKIVEAIGDKGKKIVIVGASFIGMEVANATCKDNTVTVADMTKVPLERVLGEKVGAGIQKAVEAKGVKFHLGGGIERAEPSTSDPSNVGAVILSDGTKLEADLVILGVGVMPATEYLRDNAVLRLEKDGSIQTDENFQVSGLKDVYAVGDIATHPYSGPGGEGKLVRIEHWNVAQNSGRHVANHIVNPSQKQPHNIPIFWSALGAQMRYCGNTANGWDDVIIQGDPAEAKFVAYYTKGETVVAMASMGKDPLMSQSSELMRLNKMPSKTHIQDGVDVMSVAT